In Trichocoleus desertorum NBK24, the following are encoded in one genomic region:
- a CDS encoding non-ribosomal peptide synthetase, which yields MVASNSQEEVFIFPASFAQQRLWFLYQLVPENPFYNVSAAIRLQGDLHLGALGQTLQEIGQRHEVLRTTFAVVEGELAQIISPSFQLSLPVVDLQATPAIARTEAAQRIAQESARRCFDLTKGPLFQAQLLQLDATDYILLLNFHHIVADGWSIAVLIRELTTLYPAFLKRQPSPLPELPIQYADFAHWQREYLQGKVLASQLSYWRQQLQDLPELQLPTDHPRPVTPSYRGTAQQLELSPELTSALESLSDRAGVSLFMTLLAAFQTLLYRYTGQTDIVVGSAIANRNLTELENLIGFFVNSLVLRIDLSDHPTFAELLERVRQMTLAAYAHQEVPFEKLVEELQPARDLSRNPLFQVVFTLQNTPVAKLDLPGLVLSSLPLETETARVDLEFHVYKSLDRLACTAIYSTDLFEPATISRLLGHFQTLLAGVVVNPKQQLAQLPILSSRERQQLQEWSQILTCEVAPLGAHQWFEAQVRQIPDAVALTYRNQHLTYQELNQRANQLAHHLQQLGVGAEVLVGLCVDRSPEMVISLLAIWKAGGAYLPLDPTYPRDRLQFMLADAEVKILVTQSSHLHLFDSELLQVVCLDQEQRAIASQSPANLVNQITAHNLAYVIYTSGSTGQPKGVLVEHRGLSNLVEAQRQIFHPKLGSHILQFASLSFDAAIFEILMALTNGATLYLAPQTSLLPGLDLLQFLRHHAITHVTLPPSVLSVLPAGSLPALQVLISAGEACSSSIVKRWAQGRRFFNAYGPTEATIWASVAELTVDNAKPSIGRPIANTQIYILDTHLQPVPIGVVGELYIAGIGVARGYLNRPDLTAERFISPSLLTPHSSPHTPLHKTGDRARYLPDGNIEFLGRTDTQMKLRGFRVELGEIEAVLQQHPAVQVAVAIARQDTSREQCLVAYIVPCQQQSVGTGELREFLRSRLPHYLIPSTLVLLDKLPLTPNGKVDRAALPMPELSNSRQKVAIVAPRTLTEERLVQIWSAVLNLEQVGIDDNFFALGGDSFLALRLIEQVQQQFEQSLPLSTLFLAPTVEQLAKQLSSPELPAWSPLVPLQPVGAKPPFFCIHPVMGMVLPYAELARHLGTDQPFYGLQPFGLDGQHPPLKSIEEMASHYIQAIRAMQPRGPYYLGGWSFGGLVAFEMAQQLRQAGHEVALLALLDTLAPIPSNQPSPWESWRFLITTVLKSLPSFGLDYFRLLISLVATGGARRSRFKQIRSKIIGVAPSRLPANSRLRLLKELALSPMLRIFYANSCAVQRYVPQIYSGSITLFKSSQPQSQAWKDKALGWHNLTTTETKIHVIPGDHFSVLKQPYVRILAEQLRGYFKEE from the coding sequence GTGGTAGCTAGTAACAGCCAGGAAGAAGTGTTTATCTTTCCGGCGTCATTTGCTCAGCAGCGATTGTGGTTTCTCTATCAGCTCGTACCAGAGAATCCTTTTTATAATGTCTCGGCTGCAATTCGCTTGCAAGGAGATTTGCATTTAGGAGCCTTAGGGCAAACGCTTCAGGAGATTGGGCAGCGCCATGAAGTTCTCCGAACTACCTTTGCCGTGGTGGAGGGAGAACTGGCTCAAATCATTAGCCCTAGTTTCCAGTTATCTTTACCTGTAGTAGATTTACAAGCAACTCCTGCGATCGCCCGCACCGAAGCAGCCCAGCGAATTGCCCAAGAGTCAGCCCGACGCTGCTTTGATCTCACAAAAGGGCCATTGTTTCAGGCGCAATTATTGCAACTCGATGCAACGGACTATATCTTATTGCTGAATTTCCATCATATTGTGGCAGATGGTTGGTCGATCGCGGTATTGATTCGAGAGTTGACGACGCTCTATCCTGCTTTTCTCAAACGCCAACCCTCTCCTTTGCCAGAGTTACCCATTCAGTATGCCGACTTCGCCCATTGGCAGCGGGAGTATCTGCAAGGCAAGGTACTGGCATCGCAGCTCTCTTATTGGCGGCAACAGCTTCAAGATCTCCCGGAATTGCAGTTACCTACCGACCACCCTCGTCCAGTCACGCCTAGCTACCGAGGAACTGCCCAACAACTAGAGCTATCACCTGAACTAACCTCAGCTTTAGAGAGCTTGAGCGATCGCGCGGGCGTGTCTCTCTTTATGACGCTGCTCGCTGCATTTCAGACCTTGTTGTACCGTTATACAGGGCAAACAGATATTGTGGTGGGTTCAGCGATCGCCAATCGCAACCTCACTGAACTAGAGAACTTGATTGGATTCTTCGTCAACAGTTTAGTGTTACGGATTGATCTCTCTGATCATCCTACCTTTGCCGAGTTATTAGAACGAGTTCGTCAGATGACCTTGGCTGCCTATGCTCATCAAGAGGTGCCTTTTGAGAAGTTGGTTGAGGAGTTGCAACCCGCACGCGACTTGAGCCGAAACCCGCTCTTTCAAGTGGTATTTACGCTCCAAAATACTCCAGTCGCTAAGTTAGACCTACCCGGACTAGTTCTTAGTAGCTTACCTCTGGAAACAGAGACGGCTCGCGTTGATCTGGAATTTCATGTTTATAAATCTCTCGATCGGCTTGCTTGTACCGCCATCTACAGCACTGATTTGTTCGAGCCAGCTACTATTTCTCGCCTACTAGGGCACTTCCAAACATTGCTGGCAGGAGTTGTCGTTAATCCGAAACAACAGCTTGCTCAGCTACCGATTCTGTCCTCAAGAGAACGTCAGCAGTTGCAGGAGTGGAGTCAGATTTTAACTTGCGAGGTCGCTCCTCTCGGTGCTCACCAATGGTTTGAAGCCCAAGTTAGGCAAATTCCAGATGCCGTTGCTCTGACCTACCGAAACCAGCACCTTACCTATCAAGAACTTAATCAGCGGGCGAATCAATTGGCTCACCACTTGCAACAGTTGGGTGTAGGAGCAGAAGTTTTGGTAGGTCTCTGTGTCGATCGCTCTCCAGAAATGGTGATTAGTCTGTTAGCCATTTGGAAGGCGGGTGGTGCTTATTTGCCGCTTGACCCTACCTACCCTCGCGATCGCTTGCAGTTCATGCTGGCTGATGCGGAAGTCAAGATTTTAGTCACGCAATCTTCTCATTTGCATCTATTTGATAGTGAGTTGTTACAGGTTGTTTGCCTAGATCAGGAGCAGAGAGCGATCGCATCACAAAGCCCAGCCAACCTGGTTAATCAGATTACAGCTCACAATTTGGCTTATGTCATCTACACTTCGGGTTCTACAGGTCAGCCTAAAGGTGTCTTAGTCGAACATCGAGGGCTGAGCAACCTGGTAGAAGCGCAAAGACAAATCTTCCATCCCAAGCTTGGTAGCCACATTCTGCAATTTGCCTCCCTCAGCTTCGATGCTGCCATCTTCGAGATCCTGATGGCTTTGACAAACGGAGCTACCCTCTACCTGGCTCCTCAGACATCTTTGCTGCCTGGACTAGATCTACTCCAATTTCTCCGCCATCACGCTATTACCCATGTCACCCTGCCTCCTAGTGTTTTATCTGTTTTGCCCGCTGGATCTCTGCCCGCTCTGCAAGTTCTGATCTCGGCAGGAGAAGCTTGTTCTAGTAGCATTGTTAAACGTTGGGCGCAAGGAAGACGTTTCTTTAATGCTTATGGCCCCACCGAAGCGACTATTTGGGCTAGTGTTGCCGAGTTAACGGTAGATAACGCTAAACCTAGCATCGGTCGTCCGATCGCCAATACTCAAATCTACATCCTAGATACTCATCTCCAACCTGTTCCCATTGGTGTCGTGGGTGAGTTGTATATTGCTGGCATTGGTGTTGCCCGTGGCTACCTCAATCGCCCCGATCTAACTGCTGAGCGTTTTATTTCTCCCTCGCTCCTCACCCCACACTCCTCACCCCACACTCCTCTCCACAAAACTGGCGATCGCGCTCGGTATCTCCCTGATGGCAATATTGAGTTTTTGGGGCGGACTGATACCCAGATGAAGCTGCGAGGTTTTCGAGTTGAGTTGGGTGAAATTGAGGCTGTCCTTCAGCAACATCCTGCGGTTCAAGTAGCAGTCGCGATCGCTCGCCAGGATACCTCCCGTGAGCAATGTTTAGTCGCTTATATTGTTCCTTGTCAACAACAGTCTGTTGGAACAGGTGAGTTGCGAGAGTTTTTGCGATCGCGTCTCCCTCACTACCTAATTCCCTCAACATTAGTTTTGTTAGACAAGCTGCCGCTCACGCCGAATGGAAAAGTGGATCGTGCTGCTTTGCCAATGCCCGAACTCAGCAACTCTAGACAGAAGGTGGCGATCGTTGCTCCTCGTACCCTTACAGAAGAGCGACTGGTACAGATTTGGTCAGCAGTGCTGAACTTGGAGCAGGTTGGGATTGATGACAATTTCTTTGCCCTAGGAGGAGACTCATTTTTGGCGCTACGCCTGATCGAGCAAGTTCAACAGCAATTTGAGCAATCCTTACCTTTATCGACGCTGTTTTTAGCTCCGACAGTCGAGCAACTAGCAAAGCAATTATCAAGTCCAGAACTTCCAGCCTGGTCTCCTCTTGTGCCACTGCAACCTGTGGGTGCTAAACCTCCCTTTTTCTGTATCCATCCTGTGATGGGAATGGTGCTGCCTTATGCCGAGCTAGCGCGTCACTTAGGAACTGACCAACCCTTCTATGGCCTGCAACCTTTCGGGTTAGATGGTCAACATCCGCCGCTCAAAAGTATTGAGGAGATGGCGAGTCATTATATCCAGGCGATCCGAGCCATGCAGCCGCGAGGCCCTTATTATCTGGGGGGATGGTCATTCGGAGGGCTGGTAGCGTTTGAAATGGCTCAACAACTGCGGCAAGCAGGTCATGAAGTGGCGCTGCTCGCATTACTCGATACCCTCGCTCCTATTCCTAGTAATCAACCGTCTCCCTGGGAGAGTTGGCGATTCCTCATCACCACTGTCCTAAAATCGCTCCCCTCATTTGGGCTGGACTACTTCCGTCTCCTAATATCTTTAGTGGCAACTGGTGGGGCAAGGCGATCGCGCTTCAAACAAATTCGATCAAAGATTATTGGAGTTGCCCCCTCTAGACTCCCTGCCAACTCACGACTTCGACTCCTAAAAGAATTGGCGCTAAGCCCCATGCTCCGCATCTTTTATGCCAATAGTTGCGCGGTACAGCGTTATGTTCCTCAGATTTATTCTGGTTCAATTACCCTGTTCAAAAGTTCACAACCACAAAGTCAAGCTTGGAAAGACAAGGCTTTGGGCTGGCACAACTTAACGACGACCGAGACGAAAATTCATGTCATTCCTGGCGATCATTTCTCAGTTTTGAAGCAGCCTTATGTACGGATTTTGGCTGAACAATTACGTGGTTACTTCAAGGAAGAGTGA
- a CDS encoding non-ribosomal peptide synthetase, producing MTTAEFLAYLRQLDIQVWLEGANLRCSAPEGVLTPELRTAIAQRKPELLHWLNQAHASAYQTAPELKPVSRIQPLPLSFAQQRLWFLDQLVPENPFYNMPSAVRLSGHLHLRALEQAFAAVVQRHETLRTRFVKVDGQPTQIISPTLPLSIPVNDLQALEPSAQEVTVRQIATAEAHSPFDLTVSPLLRVKLLQLEATEYLLLLNLHHIISDGWSLGVLMRELGALYTAFAEEKPSPLPELPIQYADFAHWQRQCLQGELLESQLSYWRQQLQNLPALNLPTDHPRPTTQSYKGAIAPLSLSPQLTQALEELSQEAGTTLFMTLLAAFQTLLFRYTGQTDVAVGSPIANRNRSEIEGLIGFFVNSLVLRTDLSGNPTFRELLERSREVALAAYAHQDVPFEKLVEELHPERDLSRNPLFQVAFALQNAPMAPLDLPGLTLSPWKLDVGTARFDLEFHIWEQAEGLSGLWDTPREGLSGFVAYSTELFEPTTITRMIGHFQTLLEGIVANPDQRLAYLPILNAAEQHQLLVEWNQTQVEYNKDVCIHHLFAAQAEKTPDAIAVAAPSWNAISVSLTDAPVFAAQQLTYQELDQRANQLAHYLQQVGVGSETLVGICVDRSLDTVIAISGVWKAGGAYVPLDPEYPRDRLQFMLQDAQVSVLLTQRSHVELFDISPFSLQKGGDQPISREDQTLQVICLDRDQELIAQQKQSAPTSAVTADQLAYVIYTSGSTGIPKGVMVEHRGLCNVVAAQQHLNLPLGSRVLQFSAWSFDASIFEMLMALGAGGMLYIVPQSARLPGIELVQFLQTQNIAAAILPPAVLALLPESDLPMLQTVISGGEACSGGIVSKWARGRRFFNAYGPTETTIWATVAELTHKADSLEKPHIGRPVANTQTYVLDTYQQPVPIGVVGELYIGGDGVARGYLNRPELTAERFISLPLLSPNPSPLTPLYKTGDLARYRPDGTLEFIGRADEQVKVRGFRMELGEIEAVLQQHPLVNGAIATVHELAGDQRLTAYISLHHHEGEVAIAQQLQQEQVEHWQTLYEQTYAQPSNSVDPTFNIVGWNSSYTGQPIPVEQMREWVDRRVEQILTLKPQRVLEIGCGTGLLLFQLAPHCLEYWGTDFSQASLKAIRQQLNQQPLPPIKLLQRSANDFRDIEPDRFDLIVLNSVVQYFPSVDYLLQVLEGALQVLAPGGSLFVGDVRNLALLSTFHASVQMYQASPALERSQLQQRVQRAMFEEPELVIDPAFFQALRSHFPQIEEVQIQLTRGQADNEMTQFRYNVVLHKSNETQEVQDTQPFISTGSDDFEWNWTNEPTVAMIRQHLIAAQPERLAIKGVPNARVVTAVTTAAWLAEAESPKTVGHMRTALDQLAESGIDPEAWWGLEQDLPYHVKVSWSAVGSDRYDVCLQHKDFKPQRQRLRSEAIAPARPWSTYANQPLQRQLARRLVPQLRNYLEQKLPDYMVPAAFVVLETLPLTPSGKIDRRALPVPVPVESTQGYVAPRSPMEAKLVSIWSELLGVKRVGLHDNFFELGGHSLLATQLTSRIRDAFAVELPLRHLFESPTIAQLAQQIDSLQVSQPQSSIPAIVPLSRDAYRRSRSSLNQN from the coding sequence TTGACAACGGCTGAGTTTTTAGCTTATCTGCGGCAATTAGATATTCAGGTGTGGTTAGAGGGAGCCAATCTACGCTGTAGTGCCCCGGAAGGAGTCTTGACCCCCGAATTGCGAACCGCGATCGCTCAACGCAAGCCAGAGTTGCTGCACTGGTTAAATCAAGCTCATGCCTCTGCCTATCAAACTGCACCTGAACTAAAGCCAGTTTCCCGCATTCAACCACTACCGCTCTCCTTTGCCCAACAGCGATTGTGGTTTCTCGATCAACTGGTGCCAGAAAATCCTTTCTACAACATGCCTTCAGCCGTGCGACTGAGTGGGCATTTGCATCTAAGGGCGCTGGAACAAGCTTTTGCGGCAGTGGTGCAACGGCATGAAACGCTCCGAACTCGCTTTGTTAAAGTAGATGGTCAACCGACACAGATCATCTCGCCTACTTTGCCGCTGTCTATTCCAGTCAACGATCTGCAAGCGCTTGAGCCCTCGGCGCAAGAGGTGACCGTTCGGCAAATCGCCACAGCAGAAGCACATTCTCCCTTTGATCTCACGGTTAGTCCGTTGCTGCGCGTGAAGTTATTGCAGCTAGAGGCGACAGAATATCTACTACTGCTCAATCTGCATCACATTATTTCGGATGGCTGGTCGCTGGGGGTGCTGATGCGAGAGCTAGGAGCGCTCTATACAGCTTTTGCGGAGGAGAAGCCTTCTCCTTTACCAGAGCTGCCAATTCAGTATGCAGATTTTGCTCACTGGCAGCGGCAGTGTCTACAGGGAGAGCTGCTGGAGTCGCAACTATCTTACTGGCGGCAGCAGCTACAAAATCTGCCAGCGCTGAATCTCCCAACCGACCATCCTCGCCCAACCACCCAAAGTTATAAAGGTGCGATCGCTCCCTTATCGCTATCCCCCCAACTCACTCAAGCCTTAGAAGAACTGAGCCAAGAGGCGGGAACGACCCTCTTCATGACACTTTTGGCTGCGTTCCAAACTCTACTTTTCCGCTACACAGGGCAGACTGATGTTGCCGTAGGTTCTCCGATTGCCAACCGTAACCGTAGTGAGATCGAGGGATTGATTGGTTTTTTCGTCAATAGCTTAGTATTACGAACCGATCTCTCTGGTAATCCGACGTTTCGGGAGTTGCTGGAGCGATCGCGGGAGGTTGCATTAGCCGCCTACGCCCATCAAGATGTGCCGTTTGAAAAGCTGGTTGAAGAACTACATCCAGAGCGAGACTTGAGCCGCAATCCATTGTTTCAGGTCGCCTTTGCCCTCCAGAATGCACCGATGGCACCGCTAGACCTCCCTGGCTTGACGCTATCTCCTTGGAAACTGGATGTTGGCACTGCTCGGTTTGATCTGGAGTTCCATATATGGGAGCAAGCGGAAGGGCTGAGTGGTCTCTGGGATACCCCAAGGGAGGGGTTGAGTGGCTTTGTGGCATACAGTACCGAGCTGTTTGAGCCAACTACCATCACGCGAATGATTGGGCATTTTCAAACGCTGCTAGAGGGAATTGTTGCCAATCCAGACCAACGACTTGCCTATCTGCCCATCCTCAATGCTGCTGAACAGCATCAACTACTAGTCGAGTGGAATCAAACTCAGGTGGAGTACAACAAGGATGTTTGTATTCATCACCTATTTGCTGCCCAAGCTGAAAAAACACCTGATGCGATCGCGGTTGCCGCACCCTCTTGGAACGCAATTTCCGTATCTCTCACGGATGCGCCTGTGTTTGCTGCTCAGCAACTAACCTATCAAGAATTGGATCAACGAGCCAATCAACTCGCACACTATTTACAGCAAGTAGGAGTAGGGTCAGAAACCCTCGTTGGCATCTGTGTCGATCGCTCTCTTGATACTGTAATTGCCATCTCGGGCGTATGGAAGGCGGGGGGTGCTTATGTGCCGCTCGATCCGGAGTATCCTCGCGATCGCCTCCAGTTTATGTTGCAAGATGCTCAGGTTTCGGTGTTGCTGACGCAGCGATCGCATGTGGAATTGTTTGACATCTCCCCATTCTCCTTGCAAAAGGGGGGTGATCAACCCATTTCGAGAGAGGATCAGACGCTTCAAGTCATCTGTCTAGATCGAGATCAGGAGTTAATTGCACAGCAGAAGCAGTCAGCTCCCACTAGTGCTGTGACAGCTGATCAGTTGGCTTATGTGATCTACACCTCTGGCTCAACCGGGATACCTAAAGGGGTGATGGTAGAGCATCGAGGGCTTTGTAATGTCGTGGCAGCGCAGCAGCACTTGAATTTGCCGCTGGGGAGTCGGGTGTTGCAATTTAGCGCTTGGAGCTTCGATGCTTCCATCTTTGAGATGCTGATGGCACTGGGTGCTGGGGGTATGCTCTACATTGTGCCCCAGTCAGCGCGATTGCCTGGGATAGAACTGGTTCAATTCCTCCAAACCCAGAATATTGCTGCCGCGATTTTGCCGCCTGCGGTCTTGGCCCTGTTGCCAGAAAGTGACCTGCCGATGTTGCAAACAGTGATTTCGGGTGGAGAAGCTTGTAGCGGTGGAATTGTGAGCAAATGGGCGAGAGGACGACGGTTTTTTAATGCCTATGGCCCTACAGAAACCACGATTTGGGCAACAGTGGCCGAACTGACTCACAAAGCTGACAGCCTCGAAAAGCCCCACATTGGTCGTCCTGTGGCGAACACCCAAACTTATGTTTTGGATACTTATCAACAGCCTGTGCCGATTGGTGTAGTTGGTGAGTTATACATTGGTGGGGACGGAGTAGCTAGGGGATATCTCAACCGACCAGAGTTAACTGCTGAGCGTTTCATTTCTCTCCCACTCCTCTCTCCTAATCCCTCTCCCCTAACCCCTCTTTACAAAACTGGAGATCTCGCTCGTTATCGACCCGATGGCACCTTAGAATTCATCGGTCGAGCAGATGAACAGGTTAAGGTTCGGGGTTTCCGGATGGAGTTGGGTGAGATTGAGGCTGTTTTGCAGCAGCATCCTTTAGTGAACGGAGCGATCGCCACAGTTCATGAACTAGCAGGAGATCAACGATTGACCGCTTACATCTCCCTCCATCACCATGAAGGAGAAGTAGCGATCGCCCAGCAACTACAGCAGGAGCAAGTAGAGCATTGGCAAACTCTCTATGAGCAAACCTATGCCCAGCCTAGTAATTCGGTTGATCCGACGTTCAACATCGTGGGTTGGAATAGCAGCTATACGGGGCAACCCATTCCAGTTGAACAGATGCGAGAATGGGTCGATCGCCGAGTGGAGCAGATTCTTACCCTGAAACCTCAGCGAGTTCTAGAAATTGGTTGTGGAACGGGATTACTGCTATTTCAGCTTGCGCCTCACTGCCTCGAATACTGGGGCACAGATTTTTCTCAAGCCTCCCTTAAGGCGATTCGGCAACAGCTAAATCAGCAACCGTTGCCGCCAATAAAGCTATTGCAGCGCTCAGCTAACGACTTTAGGGATATAGAGCCAGATAGATTTGATCTGATTGTGCTCAATTCGGTGGTGCAATACTTCCCAAGTGTGGATTATTTGCTGCAAGTCTTGGAGGGAGCACTACAAGTTTTGGCTCCAGGCGGTTCTCTCTTTGTTGGGGATGTGCGGAATTTAGCTTTGTTGTCTACTTTTCATGCTTCTGTGCAGATGTATCAGGCTAGCCCTGCATTAGAGCGATCGCAGCTCCAGCAACGGGTTCAGCGGGCCATGTTTGAGGAACCAGAACTGGTGATTGATCCAGCCTTCTTTCAGGCGTTGCGATCGCATTTTCCGCAAATCGAGGAAGTACAGATTCAGCTCACTCGTGGTCAGGCTGATAATGAGATGACCCAGTTTCGCTACAACGTTGTTCTGCACAAAAGTAACGAAACTCAGGAGGTGCAGGATACACAGCCGTTTATCTCTACAGGTTCGGATGACTTTGAGTGGAACTGGACGAATGAGCCAACCGTCGCGATGATTCGCCAGCATTTGATTGCAGCACAACCGGAGAGATTGGCAATTAAGGGTGTACCAAATGCTCGTGTGGTTACGGCAGTGACAACGGCGGCTTGGTTAGCAGAGGCAGAATCACCCAAAACTGTGGGACACATGCGAACAGCCCTAGATCAACTGGCAGAATCTGGAATCGATCCAGAAGCTTGGTGGGGTTTGGAACAAGATCTGCCTTATCACGTAAAGGTGAGCTGGTCCGCAGTTGGGAGCGATCGCTATGATGTGTGCTTGCAACATAAAGACTTCAAGCCACAAAGACAGAGGCTTAGATCTGAGGCGATCGCCCCTGCTCGTCCTTGGTCTACTTACGCCAATCAACCGCTGCAAAGGCAGTTAGCGAGACGACTAGTGCCCCAGCTCCGAAATTATCTAGAGCAAAAGCTGCCAGACTATATGGTGCCTGCTGCTTTTGTCGTGTTAGAAACTCTCCCGCTTACTCCCAGCGGCAAAATTGATCGTCGGGCTCTCCCTGTTCCCGTTCCAGTAGAGTCAACGCAAGGATATGTGGCACCGCGATCGCCGATGGAAGCAAAATTAGTCTCTATTTGGTCAGAACTGCTAGGTGTCAAGCGAGTGGGTCTGCACGATAATTTCTTTGAGCTGGGAGGACATTCTCTTCTCGCGACTCAACTGACTTCGCGGATTCGGGATGCTTTTGCGGTAGAACTCCCTCTGCGTCATTTATTTGAATCTCCGACTATTGCTCAACTGGCTCAGCAAATTGACAGTTTGCAGGTGAGCCAACCCCAGTCGTCTATTCCTGCCATTGTTCCACTCTCTAGAGACGCATATCGGCGATCGCGATCGTCTTTGAATCAGAATTAA